In Fragaria vesca subsp. vesca linkage group LG5, FraVesHawaii_1.0, whole genome shotgun sequence, the genomic stretch CGTAACGGGATAGAGAAACTTCAATATTTGAGCCGGAATGGAACAATTCCGGCATATTGGAGAGGTTTTGGGTAGTATTAAGGCCCTGATGGTCTTACAAGATGGTATCAAGATCAATCAAGGGCAGTGCTGTTTATTGCTTGATATTTTCACGTCGGCGTTTGAGACGATAGGGGAGGAGATCAGGATGAACCTGAAACTGGAGGAGAAAAAGACCAAATGGAAGGGTCTAGATCAGCCTTTGAGGGAGCTCTACACAGTTTTCAGAGAAGGCGAGATTTACATCAGGAACTGCATGGATACCAAAGACTGGTGGGGCAAAGCAATTGCCCTCTATCAGAACAAGGACTGTGTCGAATTTCACATACACAACTTGTTCTGCTACTTCCCGGCTGTGATTGAGGCGATTGAGAACGCTGGAGAGATTGCGGGGCTCGATCAGGATGAGATGAAGAAGAAGAGGATTGTGCTTAAGAGGAAGTATGATACGGAGTGGAATGATCCGACACTGTTCCAGTGGAGATTTGGGAAGCAGTATTTGGTGCCGAAGACGATGTGCAAAAGGTTGGAGAGTGCTTACAGGGAAGATAGATGGAGGCTCGTTGAAGCTCTAAATGAGAAGAAAATTGCAGGTGGTTTGACAAAGAATGAGCAGCAGCTTGGAGACTTGCTGCTCAAGAAACTACACGGCGCAGAGTTTTCAAGTGGGAAACTGTTTCCGAGCTCAATATTAGTAGGAGCTGAGGAGTACAACATCAAGCGGCGGTTAGGAAATGGACGGCAGTACAAGGAAATCCACTGGTTGGGGCACAACTTTGCCATGAGACACTTCTTTGGGGAACTTGAACCTATGAGGTCTGAGATTTCGACTCTCCTCTCACTCTCCCACCCCAATGTACTGCAATACCTTTGCGGCTTTTATGACGAAGATAAGAAGGAATGCTTTCTTGTTATGGAGTTGATGAGTAAGGATCTCCGCTGCTATATGAAGGAGAATTGCGGCGCAAGAAGGCAGATCTTGTTCTCTCTCCCAGTAGTTGTTGATATCATGCTTCAGATTGCAAGAGGCATGGAGTACCTCCACTCCAGGAAGATCTACCATGGAGACTTGAACCCCTTCAATATCTTTCTCAAGGCAAGGAGCTCCACAGAAGGTTTCTTTCAAGCAAAAGTCTCAGGTTTTGGTTTGTCATCTTTACAAAACAAACCTACCTATCGAAACTCACAGCAACAACAGCAGCAGAAAAATGAAATTGACCCTCTGATTTGGTGTGCCCCGGAAGTCCTAGCTGAGCAAGAACAAACAGGAAATACCAATGTCCGCTCCAAATTCACAGAGAACGCAGATGTATACAGCTTTGGGATGCTTTGCTTTGAGCTCTTGACTGGGAAGATTCCTTTCGAAGATTCACATCTCCAAGGGGACAAGATGAGTCAGACTATAAGAGCAGGAGGGAGGCCTCTATTTCCCTTCCCTTCACCAAAGTACCTTGTAAATCTAACCAAGAGGTGCTGGCAGACTGACCCTTCTCAGCGCCTGAGTTTCGCATCCATTTGCAGGATCTTGCGCTACATCAAGAAATTCCTATCCATGAATCCTGATGTTGATCAGCCAATACTGCAGTCCCCTCCCACGGACTATTGTGAAATAGAGGCATGGTTCCAGAAGCAGTATAAGGCAGGAGGCCATGCTGATGCAGCCTCCGTATCACAAATTCCATTCCAAATGTTTTCTTATAGACTTGGAGAGAAGGAGAAGACTCCAGGCCTGATCAGGGTCAAGAGTTTGGATTCTGTGACTGAAACAGCTTCGATGTGTAAGGCTGAAGCAGAAGCCAATATTTCCATGAGTGACAGTCTCACCGTTATAGATGATACAAGGTCTTTCTGCTCTGATGCAAGGTCACTTTATGATGTGAGATCAGTTTTCTCCGAGGCGCCAACCAAGAGAAGTCTAGCTGCAAAGAAGCGTTCAGAAGTGAGGGGTAGAAAAGCCTCAGGTCAGTAAACAATGGCTTTCCCCATGTTCATTTCTGTTCTGTACTTCTGCAAATAACAATTCTGACAGAGTAACTTGTTGATCAGGTCACACAGGTTCATCAGATGCACAAACAACAGCAAGAATTTCATTGCCTAAACTTCCAACACCAAAGCTCTCATCACCAAGACTCTATTCCCCGAAACTTCCATCAGCAAAACCCCAACCCTCGAAAGTTCACACGCCAAAAAGCTCATTTGGTCGCAGTTCAAAGACTAACAAGACCAGTCCACCACTGAGTTGTATGAGCCCCAGGCATCCTATGAATATGAATATGAGCCCGAGGCATCCCATGACTCTGAATATGAATACGAGTCCGATGCCTATGAATACGACTCGAAGCAGTAGCGGCAAACAGAGAGATCATGTCTTGGATTCTGATTTACATTAGCCTTCTGCTCAGTGCTCAGGTCTCACCATATACAACTCCACAAAGCAGCCGGCCCCGAATAGCTTTTTAGCACAGAATGAAATTCCACGATATACTCAAAAAAGCACAGATATCTTTTTGTTACCAAAATATTAGTTTGATTAATAAACATAGACAGTGAATTTTCTTCTTTCTTTACTTAGTAGATTTCAAACATGGTATTGTTTTGCTTTTCTATGCAAAAGTTCTCTCAGTGGTCTGTATTAATATTACTATTTTTTTTAAGAAGAAAAAGAAAGAAGATTCTTTGATATTTATGTGTACAAGTTTATAACCGGCATGTCTTGCAGAATCATGCAGAACATACAGAAAGATGGCTTCTAATTTAAACCAAGAATGATCCTGACAGAGAAAGAAATCGACTTCTAATTTTTGTCGTTGGCCGACAAAATGCAGGGTGCCCTTTCAGACTAATGCAGACATAGTTGTATTGGTTGGATAAGTTTTCTGTTACTTTATTGATCTATGACACAGACGTTCTCCCTTGCAGAAACATTTTGGTGTGGAAAACTTCAATCAACATAAGCTTGATATGAAAAATCCTTCTATTTCTACTCCAGTAAAAGAAAAGCTGTCTTCTGCTTTGTATCTCCAAATCAGCACCATCAGCCAGGCGTTGATATTTGTTACTCGGTCCAGGGGATGGTCATTCACAGAAAGACCAGGGCTTTTGCTTGTAGTAGCCTTCATCATTGCTCAACTGGTACTGAATTTTAGTGAACTTTATGCTTGATAAAGTAAAGCATTACATAGGATTAATTACAAAACATCACCTGAACTATGATGTTATTTTCATTTTCATACCTAATTATCAAAAACTTGCATTTTTGTACCAGAAGTTTCATTCCGTTAGCATTTTGATACCCTGACCACTAACACCGTTAAATTTTGAGGGCATTTTTATCATTTCAATAAATATATCATTTTTTACATTTACTATAACAAAATAANNNNNNNNNNNNNNNNNNNNTTATATTACGAAAATATCGAATATTAATGAAATTTTATCAAATTTTATATAAACATGTTTAATCTATTTTTGGTTAATTTTATTAAATTTTGGTTAAATATACCATGTTTATATAAAATATGATAAAATTTCCATCGATATTCGATATTTTCTCAATATAATTTATTTTAATTATATATTTTAGTTTATTTTATTTTGGTTTGCTTAACATGTAACTCTAAAAATATATATACATACAAGAGTTCTACTAACTTTTATCACTATTGTTGCAAAAATAAATATTTAATTTTGGAGTTTTTTTTTATAAATATTTTTGCTAAAGTAAATTGTTTTATTTGTATTTGATAACCTCAAAAAATAAATTATTTTGTTAAAGTAAATGTAAAAATTGATATATTTATTAAAATGACAAAAATGCCCTCAAAATTTAACGGTGTTAGTGGTAGGGTATCAAAATGTTAACAGAATGAAAGTTTGGGTATAAAAATACAAGTTTTTAATAGTTAGGTATGAAAATGAAAATAACATTATAGTTCGGGTGGTGTTTTATAATTAATCCTATTTGATATTTTCAATGACATGTCTCTTTATGCCCTACATAACTTTTCAGATTGCTACAGTATTACAGTATTATCTTCCACTGCAACCTTAAAATTTACAAATATCAGAAGTATCGGTTGGGGTTGGACTGGTGTTATTTGGTTGTTCAACATTGCCACTTACATGCTACTTGATCCCATCAAATTTTATGTCCGCTACGCACTCAGTGGACAGGCATGGGGTTTAATAGTAGACCAAAGAGTGAGTAATTCTTACTTACAAATAGTATTATTAGTGATAAATTTCTTATAAATGTAAAATGTCAATGAAAGAACAATTGTAAGAAACTTAAAAATTTTGATGCAGAAAAGCAATTTCTAGTGTTCCAACATCCTTTGTCCTATTTATCTCAAAATTTCAAACCTTATTTGATATCCATTTATGGGTTTTACCAGACTCCATTTACTAGCAAAAAGGATTTTGGGAAGAAATCTCGTGAGGTTGCATGGGCAGCTGAACAACGAACACTACATGGACTGCAATCTACTGAAGGAAAATTGTTTGCAGAGAAGAGCGCTTTTAGGGACATTAATCTCATGGCAGAAGAAGCTAAAGGGCACACAAAGATTGCAAGGTCAGTCTTTACAAGATGCTCATATACTATTTTTATGGTAGAATTTTTGTATTTTCTTCGGATTTCTTCAGTTTTACAGTATTGTTCACTTTGTGAACATAACTTTGTGCAGGTTGAGGGAGCTTCACACTCTCAAAGGAAAGGTGGAATCATTTGCAAAGCTGAAGGGTTTAGATATTGATGCCATGAACCAAAACTACACCATCTAAGTCTGTATTCTGGTTTATACCTATACATATATACATATACAAGCCAGCCATGAAGCGGACGTCCGCACTGGGCTTAAAATGCGGACGTCCGTGCGGACGTCCTTCCGTCTTCTCTGACTGGCGCCGACGACTGTGCTCCTCCACCCGAGCGGACACCAACGGCATCCCAGCAGCATCTCCGATCACTTTCTCTTGTCGGTGAGATCAATTTGAAGGTCTAGGCAGCAACCTCCACCCAAAAGTCGATCTCGCCGGCAAACTGGAATTCGGTAGACTCGTCGAGAAGAGAAAGTGATCGGGGAAACCTCTGGTGTCCTCTCGGGTGGAGGCGCGCCTTTGTAGGCGCCGGACGGAGGAGAACGGAGGAACGTCCGCAGTTTAAGCCCAGTGCGGACGTCCTTTTCATATCCTTTTCGTATACATATATATATATATATATTAGTTTTATTTTGGCGTCACTATATACCATGTCCTAGCAGGATTTGAATAAGATTAAATTTATTTATTTTAGTTCACGACCATGATGTTTGAATACTACATATACAGAGGAATAGCAGAGCCCTTTAAGGAGAAAGTTCAAACTTATTCACATTGAATATGACATATCATTAGCTTAAATAAATCTAACTGATACAACACCGCGAAAAATAAAGTGGAAGATAGTCTGATCG encodes the following:
- the LOC101304004 gene encoding uncharacterized protein LOC101304004 encodes the protein MEQFRHIGEVLGSIKALMVLQDGIKINQGQCCLLLDIFTSAFETIGEEIRMNLKLEEKKTKWKGLDQPLRELYTVFREGEIYIRNCMDTKDWWGKAIALYQNKDCVEFHIHNLFCYFPAVIEAIENAGEIAGLDQDEMKKKRIVLKRKYDTEWNDPTLFQWRFGKQYLVPKTMCKRLESAYREDRWRLVEALNEKKIAGGLTKNEQQLGDLLLKKLHGAEFSSGKLFPSSILVGAEEYNIKRRLGNGRQYKEIHWLGHNFAMRHFFGELEPMRSEISTLLSLSHPNVLQYLCGFYDEDKKECFLVMELMSKDLRCYMKENCGARRQILFSLPVVVDIMLQIARGMEYLHSRKIYHGDLNPFNIFLKARSSTEGFFQAKVSGFGLSSLQNKPTYRNSQQQQQQKNEIDPLIWCAPEVLAEQEQTGNTNVRSKFTENADVYSFGMLCFELLTGKIPFEDSHLQGDKMSQTIRAGGRPLFPFPSPKYLVNLTKRCWQTDPSQRLSFASICRILRYIKKFLSMNPDVDQPILQSPPTDYCEIEAWFQKQYKAGGHADAASVSQIPFQMFSYRLGEKEKTPGLIRAEAEANISMSDSLTVIDDTRSFCSDARSLYDVRSVFSEAPTKRSLAAKKRSEVRGRKASGHTGSSDAQTTARISLPKLPTPKLSSPRLYSPKLPSAKPQPSKVHTPKSSFGRSSKTNKTSPPLSCMSPRRSPLQKHFGVENFNQHKLDMKNPSISTPVKEKLSSALYLQISTISQALIFVTRSRGWSFTERPGLLLVVAFIIAQLTPFTSKKDFGKKSREVAWAAEQRTLHGLQSTEGKLFAEKSAFRDINLMAEEAKGHTKIARLRELHTLKGKVESFAKLKGLDIDAMNQNYTI